A single genomic interval of Halomonas sp. GT harbors:
- the cysN gene encoding sulfate adenylyltransferase subunit CysN has translation MAHQSNLIADNIEQYLHEHENKDLLRFITCGSVDDGKSTLIGRLLHDSKMIFEDQLAAITQASKTSGTTGDTVDLALLVDGLQSEREQGITIDVAYRFFSTEKRKFIIADTPGHEQYTRNMATGASTASLAIILIDARYGVQTQTRRHSFIADLLGIQHLVIAVNKMDLVEFSEQRFNEIVDEYRAFATNLSAPDIRFVPMSALNGDNVVNPSDQTPWYFGTGYEGKTLIELLESVEISRDQNLTDLRLPVQYVNRPNLDFRGYCGTLAAGILHPGQEVKVLPSGKTSRVERIVTFDGDLSAAYPGQAITVTLEDEIDISRGDWIVSADADLPLSNAFMADIVWMHEDALAPGKLYDFKLATRDLSGQVSAIEYQIDVNTLERHATDSLGLNAIARCEVELTAAIPVDDYRTSPGTGSFIIIDRLTNVTVGAGMIRGTADAREQVSGATDWAAFERDLNALVRKHFPHWEAKDVRDLLR, from the coding sequence ATGGCTCATCAATCCAATTTAATTGCTGACAATATCGAGCAGTACCTTCACGAGCACGAAAACAAAGACCTACTGCGTTTTATCACTTGTGGCAGCGTTGATGACGGTAAATCCACGCTGATCGGGCGACTGCTGCACGACTCTAAAATGATCTTTGAAGATCAACTGGCGGCAATTACCCAAGCGTCTAAAACCAGTGGCACTACTGGTGATACGGTTGATTTGGCGCTGTTGGTGGATGGCTTGCAGTCAGAGCGAGAGCAGGGTATTACCATTGATGTTGCTTATCGCTTCTTCTCCACCGAAAAGCGTAAGTTCATCATTGCTGATACTCCAGGGCATGAGCAGTACACCCGAAATATGGCCACGGGCGCTTCAACGGCAAGCCTGGCGATTATTTTGATTGATGCGCGTTATGGGGTGCAGACTCAAACCCGTCGCCATAGCTTTATTGCCGATTTGCTGGGCATTCAGCACTTGGTGATTGCGGTAAATAAAATGGACTTGGTGGAGTTCTCCGAGCAGCGCTTCAACGAGATTGTTGATGAATACCGTGCGTTTGCCACCAATCTTAGTGCGCCGGATATCCGCTTTGTACCGATGTCAGCACTGAACGGCGACAACGTAGTTAATCCCAGTGATCAGACGCCCTGGTATTTCGGTACGGGTTATGAAGGTAAAACGCTGATTGAGCTGCTGGAAAGTGTCGAAATCAGTCGTGACCAAAACCTCACTGATTTACGTTTGCCGGTACAGTACGTTAATCGCCCGAATCTGGATTTTCGCGGTTATTGCGGCACATTGGCGGCAGGTATTCTACACCCAGGCCAAGAAGTGAAAGTGCTGCCATCGGGTAAAACGTCACGGGTTGAGCGAATAGTAACGTTTGACGGCGACTTAAGCGCCGCTTATCCAGGCCAAGCAATCACCGTCACCCTGGAAGACGAGATTGATATTTCCCGCGGTGATTGGATTGTTAGTGCTGACGCCGACCTACCGCTTTCTAATGCGTTCATGGCGGATATTGTATGGATGCATGAAGATGCATTGGCGCCGGGCAAGCTTTATGACTTTAAGCTCGCCACCCGAGATCTATCTGGGCAGGTAAGTGCCATCGAGTATCAGATCGATGTTAATACACTTGAAAGACATGCCACTGATTCGCTGGGGTTAAACGCGATTGCTCGCTGTGAGGTTGAGTTAACAGCCGCGATCCCAGTGGATGACTATCGCACCAGCCCTGGTACTGGTAGCTTTATTATCATCGACAGACTGACCAACGTAACGGTTGGCGCTGGCATGATTCGCGGAACAGCCGATGCCCGCGAGCAGGTTAGTGGCGCTACCGATTGGGCAGCCTTTGAGCGTGATTTGAACGCGCTAGTGCGTAAGCATTTTCCGCATTGGGAAGCGAAGGATGTGCGCGACTTGCTGCGTTAA
- a CDS encoding DUF1249 domain-containing protein: MARTAYVTDLKSLQGECSANYMRMLRLVGDMESGQRRDIALHGDDQHFGDLHLKILEQAPYTTMVEVTQSGPLDAVIEVPRMRVHLYHDVRMAEVTDFQRERHFSGRYRYPNARMHQPDEKLQLNRFLGEWLAHGLAHGHAYDMPELP; this comes from the coding sequence ATGGCTAGAACCGCCTATGTCACCGATTTAAAGTCCCTGCAGGGCGAATGTAGCGCCAACTATATGCGCATGCTTCGTTTGGTAGGTGATATGGAAAGTGGCCAGCGACGCGATATCGCGCTGCATGGCGATGACCAACATTTCGGCGATTTACATCTTAAGATTCTGGAGCAGGCGCCCTACACCACGATGGTGGAAGTAACCCAGAGTGGGCCGCTGGATGCGGTTATCGAAGTCCCCAGAATGCGTGTCCATCTTTACCATGATGTACGTATGGCAGAGGTGACTGATTTTCAACGTGAGCGCCACTTTAGCGGTCGCTATCGTTATCCGAATGCCAGAATGCACCAGCCAGATGAGAAGCTGCAGCTAAATCGCTTCCTAGGTGAGTGGCTGGCGCATGGCTTAGCCCATGGCCATGCCTATGATATGCCGGAGTTACCCTGA
- a CDS encoding phosphodiesterase, giving the protein MRLVQITDSHLHADKSARSRAGIPWQQFERVLEAVIAERPDIVVFSGDVSQDETAASYALACQALASLPCPWFWIPGNHDQLAFMQAEHSLVEEVDLAQWRLLLLDTHVAGQPHGELGAERLNALAERLEEDDRPAVIVMHHPPVDVGAAWMDAIGLKDRDAFWQLLNRYPQVKIILFGHAHQAYAQLHCTADGKIDVYGCPAIADQFLPGAEQFAIDEASRPGYRIIDLHGSEWQTWVERVVV; this is encoded by the coding sequence ATGCGACTGGTTCAGATAACTGATTCGCACCTGCATGCCGATAAGTCGGCTCGCTCTCGAGCGGGAATTCCATGGCAGCAGTTTGAGCGTGTGCTGGAAGCGGTGATCGCTGAGCGGCCCGATATCGTCGTATTTAGCGGGGATGTGAGCCAAGATGAAACGGCTGCCTCTTATGCGTTGGCATGCCAAGCGCTGGCATCATTGCCATGCCCATGGTTCTGGATCCCTGGCAATCACGACCAGCTAGCTTTCATGCAAGCGGAGCATTCACTGGTGGAAGAGGTCGATCTTGCCCAATGGCGATTACTACTGTTGGATACCCATGTGGCTGGCCAGCCACATGGCGAATTAGGTGCTGAGCGCTTAAATGCACTGGCTGAGCGCCTAGAAGAAGATGATCGTCCAGCTGTGATTGTGATGCATCATCCTCCTGTTGATGTAGGCGCTGCGTGGATGGATGCTATCGGCCTTAAAGATCGCGATGCGTTTTGGCAACTGTTAAACCGTTATCCTCAGGTTAAGATCATCTTGTTTGGTCATGCCCACCAAGCCTATGCCCAGTTACACTGTACCGCAGATGGCAAGATTGACGTGTATGGTTGTCCTGCCATCGCGGACCAGTTCTTACCCGGCGCTGAGCAGTTTGCGATTGATGAAGCTTCTCGGCCCGGCTATCGAATTATTGACCTCCATGGCAGTGAATGGCAGACCTGGGTGGAGCGTGTCGTTGTGTGA
- the cysD gene encoding sulfate adenylyltransferase subunit CysD — protein MNQFSAPSASQREVPAAPDAARLTHLKQLEAESIHIIREVAAEFSNPVMMYSIGKDSSVMLHLARKAFYPGTPPFPLMHVDTTWKFREMIEFRNRMAEEAGMELIVHTNEEGRAANINPFDHGSAKYTDIMKTQALKQALDKHGFDAAFGGARRDEEASRAKERVYSFRDKYHRWDPKSQRPELWNVYNANVNKGESIRVFPLSNWTELDIWQYIYLESISIVPLYYAAKRPVVERDGMQVMVDDDRLPLAPDEVPEEKFVRFRTLGCYPLTGAVESTAATLPEIIQEMLLTKTSERSGRAIDRDQVGSMEKKKREGYF, from the coding sequence ATGAACCAGTTTTCTGCGCCGTCGGCGTCCCAGCGTGAGGTGCCTGCCGCACCTGATGCGGCACGCTTGACCCACCTAAAGCAGCTAGAAGCTGAATCGATCCACATTATCCGGGAAGTCGCCGCTGAGTTTAGTAACCCGGTCATGATGTACTCCATCGGTAAAGACTCCTCGGTAATGCTGCACTTGGCGCGTAAAGCCTTCTATCCAGGGACACCGCCATTCCCTTTGATGCATGTGGACACCACCTGGAAGTTTCGTGAAATGATCGAGTTTCGTAACCGCATGGCAGAAGAAGCGGGAATGGAGCTGATTGTGCATACCAATGAAGAGGGGCGGGCCGCCAATATCAACCCCTTCGACCACGGTAGTGCGAAATATACCGACATCATGAAAACCCAGGCGCTAAAGCAAGCGCTGGATAAGCATGGCTTTGATGCGGCTTTCGGTGGCGCACGGCGTGATGAGGAAGCTTCACGCGCTAAAGAGCGTGTCTACTCCTTCCGCGATAAATACCACCGCTGGGATCCGAAAAGTCAGCGTCCTGAGCTTTGGAATGTATATAACGCCAACGTTAACAAGGGCGAGTCAATTCGCGTCTTCCCACTTTCGAATTGGACAGAGCTCGATATCTGGCAGTACATCTATCTTGAGTCTATTTCGATTGTACCGCTTTACTACGCCGCCAAGCGTCCGGTAGTTGAGCGTGATGGCATGCAGGTTATGGTTGACGATGATCGCTTGCCCCTGGCACCCGATGAAGTGCCTGAAGAGAAGTTTGTGCGCTTCAGGACGCTGGGCTGTTACCCACTGACCGGTGCCGTGGAATCAACGGCGGCCACGCTACCCGAGATTATTCAAGAGATGCTGTTGACCAAAACCAGTGAACGCAGTGGCCGTGCCATTGACCGTGACCAGGTCGGTTCAATGGAGAAGAAAAAGCGCGAGGGGTACTTCTAA